One genomic window of Sphingobacterium oryzagri includes the following:
- a CDS encoding L-serine ammonia-lyase, whose amino-acid sequence MAKERISIFDMFKIGIGPSSSHTLGPWRAAQRFVQVLKDRELLPQVEGIRILLYGSLAKTGVGHGTDIAVLLGLSGDDPVTFDVYQVLPKVQTIKTTQQILLGAEHSVPFSYSEDLMFLYTESLPFHPNALTFQALLQDGTAVSETYYSIGGGFVVQEDDTESVLSEIDLPFPVDTAQELMVWCMRTGLKISELVMENEFSWRTEEETKAGVLQIFHTLKDCIYKGCHTAGVLPGGLHVERRAAKMNKRLLQGGSYTDYDSWLQAIRQGGKDFAYILDWVSCFALAVNEENASFGRVVTAPTNGASGVIPAVLQYYITFHDAYKDEKIIQFIATASEIGSIFKKGATISAAMGGCQAEIGVSSAMAAGALTECLGGSQRQVLMAAEIAMEHHLGLTCDPIGGLVQIPCIERNTMGAVKAITAAQLALNSNPDKAKVSLDAVVSTMWETAQDMNVKYKETADGGLAIKVPLSLPEC is encoded by the coding sequence ATGGCTAAGGAAAGAATCTCTATTTTTGATATGTTTAAAATTGGTATCGGGCCGTCGAGTTCGCATACCCTGGGACCATGGCGCGCAGCGCAACGTTTCGTACAGGTGCTGAAAGATAGAGAGCTGCTTCCACAAGTGGAAGGTATTCGTATTTTGCTATACGGGTCGCTCGCGAAAACAGGTGTCGGGCATGGAACCGATATTGCCGTCTTGTTAGGGCTTAGCGGAGATGATCCCGTCACGTTTGATGTGTATCAGGTTTTACCGAAAGTGCAGACGATCAAGACGACACAGCAAATTCTGCTCGGTGCGGAGCATTCTGTTCCGTTTTCTTACAGCGAAGATTTGATGTTTCTTTATACCGAAAGTTTACCTTTCCATCCGAATGCCTTAACATTTCAAGCCTTGCTACAAGATGGTACAGCCGTTTCGGAAACTTACTATTCCATCGGTGGTGGATTCGTCGTGCAGGAAGACGATACGGAAAGTGTGCTTAGCGAGATCGATTTGCCTTTTCCTGTCGATACGGCGCAAGAGTTGATGGTTTGGTGTATGCGCACCGGACTGAAAATTTCGGAACTGGTGATGGAGAATGAATTTTCATGGCGTACAGAAGAAGAAACCAAAGCCGGCGTGTTGCAAATTTTCCATACGCTGAAAGATTGTATATACAAAGGATGTCATACGGCGGGCGTGTTGCCTGGTGGTTTACACGTGGAACGTCGTGCGGCCAAAATGAATAAGCGTTTGTTACAGGGAGGATCGTATACCGACTACGATTCCTGGTTACAAGCCATTCGGCAAGGTGGAAAAGATTTCGCTTATATCCTGGATTGGGTAAGCTGTTTCGCACTGGCTGTCAACGAGGAGAATGCTTCCTTTGGTCGCGTCGTTACGGCGCCTACGAATGGAGCTTCTGGTGTTATTCCGGCTGTGCTGCAATATTATATCACGTTTCACGATGCTTACAAGGACGAAAAAATTATCCAGTTTATTGCAACAGCGTCAGAAATAGGTTCTATATTTAAAAAAGGGGCTACGATTTCTGCTGCCATGGGCGGCTGTCAAGCTGAAATCGGCGTGTCTTCTGCTATGGCTGCAGGTGCGCTTACGGAGTGTCTGGGCGGCTCGCAGCGCCAAGTACTGATGGCTGCAGAGATCGCAATGGAACATCATCTGGGATTAACCTGCGATCCGATTGGCGGCTTGGTGCAGATACCGTGTATAGAGCGCAACACGATGGGCGCCGTAAAAGCCATTACGGCTGCGCAGCTGGCGTTAAATTCGAATCCTGATAAAGCTAAGGTGAGCCTCGACGCGGTGGTGAGCACCATGTGGGAGACGGCGCAAGATATGAATGTGAAATATAAAGAAACCGCCGATGGTGGCTTGGCGATAAAAGTCCCGTTGAGCTTGCCTGAATGTTAA
- a CDS encoding MBL fold metallo-hydrolase — MQYAALASGSNGNSYYIANGQDAVLIDVGINTKQMELRMAKLAINPASISAIFITHEHSDHIRGLSVFCKRYQIPVYITAGSYKGSRLHLPDHLVNIILPNAKIEIGTLQVYGIPKYHDAQEPCSFLVSNGTHNIGVLTDLGRACDNVKHVIKHADVLLLEANYDEEMLEKGRYSFYLKNRIRSGWGHISNKLSLDVFLENRTQRLQHLILSHLSGQNNTVELVHETFAPHCAAIKLSIATRYEETELFDLQSLSLEKNVLVRVEKYSAQQTSLFVNESSSV; from the coding sequence ATGCAATATGCTGCTTTAGCTTCAGGAAGTAACGGAAATAGCTATTATATAGCAAATGGGCAAGATGCTGTGTTGATCGACGTGGGTATCAACACGAAACAGATGGAACTGCGGATGGCAAAATTAGCGATCAATCCGGCCAGTATATCCGCGATCTTTATTACGCATGAGCATAGCGATCATATCCGCGGATTATCCGTGTTTTGTAAACGTTATCAAATACCGGTATATATTACTGCAGGTTCGTATAAAGGATCTCGCTTACATCTTCCCGACCATTTGGTAAACATCATCCTGCCCAATGCAAAGATCGAGATTGGTACACTTCAGGTATACGGTATTCCAAAATATCACGATGCCCAAGAGCCCTGCAGCTTTCTTGTCAGCAACGGAACGCATAATATTGGTGTACTGACGGATCTCGGTCGTGCCTGCGATAATGTGAAGCATGTGATCAAACATGCTGATGTATTGCTGTTAGAGGCCAATTATGATGAGGAAATGCTCGAAAAGGGGCGGTATTCTTTTTACCTGAAAAATCGTATTCGCAGTGGTTGGGGACATATTTCCAATAAGTTGTCGCTGGATGTTTTTTTGGAAAACCGAACCCAGCGATTGCAGCACCTGATTCTTTCGCACCTTTCCGGCCAAAACAACACCGTCGAGCTGGTTCATGAAACTTTTGCGCCGCATTGTGCCGCGATCAAGCTTTCGATAGCGACGCGTTATGAAGAAACCGAATTGTTTGATTTGCAGAGCCTTTCGCTAGAAAAGAATGTCTTGGTTCGCGTGGAAAAATATTCAGCACAGCAAACCAGTTTGTTTGTAAACGAGTCTTCATCCGTGTAA